From Micromonospora rhizosphaerae, the proteins below share one genomic window:
- a CDS encoding GNAT family N-acetyltransferase, translating to MDHVELTAPGLLLRPWREEDAPAVLAALREPAIAQWNPSPGGVDLPGAREWIRRRADWSADDHVSLAVTGPDGNPLLGSVSLHRIHDGDASIGYWTVAEARGHGVASRAVTALTSWAFAHLRLHRIELCHAVANPASCRVAARAGYPAEGTLRESYRYGDGRRYDEHLHARLATDA from the coding sequence GTGGATCACGTCGAGCTGACCGCCCCCGGCCTGCTGCTGCGCCCATGGCGGGAGGAGGACGCCCCGGCCGTCCTCGCCGCGCTGCGCGAGCCGGCCATCGCGCAATGGAACCCCTCGCCCGGCGGCGTCGACCTGCCCGGAGCGCGCGAGTGGATCCGCCGGCGCGCCGACTGGTCCGCCGACGACCACGTCTCGCTGGCGGTGACCGGGCCGGACGGGAACCCGCTGCTCGGCTCGGTGTCGCTGCACCGCATCCACGACGGGGACGCCTCGATCGGTTACTGGACGGTCGCCGAGGCCCGCGGCCACGGTGTCGCCTCCCGGGCCGTCACCGCGCTCACCAGTTGGGCGTTCGCCCACCTCCGGCTGCACCGGATCGAGCTCTGCCACGCCGTGGCCAACCCGGCCTCCTGCCGGGTCGCCGCCCGGGCCGGCTACCCGGCCGAGGGCACCCTGCGCGAGTCCTACCGCTACGGGGACGGCCGCCGGTACGACGAGCACCTCCACGCCCGCCTGGCCACGGACGCCTGA
- a CDS encoding DUF1684 domain-containing protein, translated as MDDLDVLDWRERVARLYLSDLDLAGFRAARDELFATHPQSPVPPADRPSFTGLPWFPPNPDAVVEAELRPASGSLSIDTGGPDGVVSYRRVAIAETPWGPLTLWWIEAYGGGLFVPVRDATCGTEAYGGGRYLTDTVKGTFGRGLTVLPGRRVRIDANYLYNPSCAYDDRWACPLAPPENRVAVPIRAGELAYRG; from the coding sequence GTGGACGATCTCGACGTGCTCGACTGGCGGGAACGGGTGGCCCGGCTCTACCTGTCGGACCTGGATCTCGCCGGGTTCCGGGCGGCCCGGGACGAGCTGTTCGCCACCCATCCGCAGAGCCCGGTGCCGCCGGCCGACCGGCCGAGCTTCACCGGGCTGCCCTGGTTCCCGCCGAACCCGGACGCGGTGGTCGAGGCCGAGCTACGGCCCGCCTCGGGCAGCCTGAGCATCGACACCGGCGGGCCCGACGGGGTGGTGAGCTACCGCCGGGTGGCGATCGCCGAGACACCGTGGGGACCGCTGACGCTGTGGTGGATCGAGGCGTACGGCGGCGGGCTGTTCGTGCCGGTGCGCGACGCCACCTGCGGCACGGAGGCCTACGGCGGCGGCCGGTACCTGACCGACACGGTCAAGGGGACCTTCGGCCGGGGGTTGACCGTGCTGCCGGGGCGGCGGGTCCGAATCGACGCCAACTACCTCTACAACCCCAGCTGCGCGTACGACGACCGGTGGGCCTGCCCGCTCGCCCCGCCGGAGAACCGGGTGGCGGTGCCGATCCGGGCCGGGGAGCTGGCGTACCGGGGCTGA
- a CDS encoding general stress protein — translation MTRPSTPTSAWRPGMPGGANLPSGPAGRPAAPGGDGYGPEAGRPTVTIGSYPDYPAAQRVVDYLADNRFPVERTAIVGTNLTLVETVLGRMTTGRAGLMGAGTGAWFGLFIGLLFGIFTAGNWVAVILAGLVIGAIWGAVFGAVTHAMTGGQRDFNSASALRASQYAVTVDADLADQARQLLGRMHLTPTGATAR, via the coding sequence ATGACCAGACCCTCGACTCCGACCTCGGCCTGGCGACCCGGCATGCCGGGCGGCGCAAACCTCCCGTCCGGCCCGGCCGGCCGACCGGCGGCGCCCGGCGGTGACGGATACGGACCGGAGGCCGGTCGACCGACCGTGACGATCGGCTCATACCCGGACTACCCGGCGGCCCAACGGGTGGTGGACTACCTGGCCGACAACCGGTTCCCGGTGGAGCGCACGGCGATCGTCGGCACGAACCTGACCCTGGTGGAGACCGTGCTGGGCCGGATGACCACGGGCCGGGCCGGCCTGATGGGCGCGGGCACGGGTGCCTGGTTCGGACTCTTCATCGGGTTGCTCTTCGGCATCTTCACCGCCGGCAACTGGGTGGCGGTGATCCTGGCCGGGTTGGTGATCGGCGCGATCTGGGGTGCCGTGTTCGGCGCGGTGACGCACGCGATGACCGGGGGACAGCGCGACTTCAACTCGGCCAGTGCCCTGCGGGCCAGCCAGTACGCGGTGACCGTGGACGCGGACCTGGCCGATCAGGCCCGGCAGCTGCTCGGTCGGATGCACCTGACGCCGACCGGCGCGACCGCCCGCTGA
- a CDS encoding SigB/SigF/SigG family RNA polymerase sigma factor, whose protein sequence is MTASTISEQTATPPSTTEKLDPRALTDSAADLLNAMAALPANHPSRAALRDKAIEAWLPLANHLAHRYSGRGEPTDDLAQTAAVGLIKAIDKFDPSRGVDFAGYAIPTIIGELKRHFRDRTWDIRVPRRLQELRLAISDANSSLLQTLGRSPTVADIAAHLKLTEEEVLEGLEGARAYNAVSLSTPTGDGDRATELGDMLGGEDSEFELAELRVALGPALATLDEREQKILTLRFYGNLTQSQIAEQIGVSQMHVSRLLARALTRLRGQLDGTY, encoded by the coding sequence ATGACCGCGTCAACGATCAGCGAGCAGACGGCCACACCGCCGTCCACCACCGAGAAGCTCGACCCGCGCGCGCTCACCGACAGCGCCGCCGATCTGCTCAACGCGATGGCCGCGCTGCCCGCCAACCACCCGTCGCGCGCCGCGCTGCGCGACAAGGCGATCGAGGCCTGGCTGCCGCTCGCCAACCACCTCGCCCACCGCTACAGCGGTCGCGGCGAGCCCACCGACGATCTCGCGCAGACCGCGGCCGTCGGCCTGATCAAGGCGATCGACAAGTTCGACCCGTCGCGCGGCGTCGACTTCGCCGGTTACGCCATCCCGACCATCATCGGCGAGCTGAAGCGGCACTTCCGTGACCGCACCTGGGACATCCGGGTGCCGCGCCGCCTCCAGGAGCTGCGGCTGGCCATCTCCGACGCCAACAGCTCGCTGCTGCAGACCCTCGGCCGTTCGCCGACCGTCGCCGACATCGCCGCCCACCTCAAGCTGACCGAGGAAGAGGTCCTGGAGGGCCTGGAGGGCGCGCGCGCGTACAACGCGGTCTCGCTGTCCACCCCGACCGGCGACGGCGACCGGGCGACCGAGCTGGGCGACATGCTCGGCGGCGAGGACAGCGAGTTCGAGCTGGCCGAGCTGCGGGTCGCCCTGGGCCCGGCGCTCGCCACGCTGGACGAGCGCGAGCAGAAGATCCTCACGCTGCGCTTCTACGGCAACCTGACCCAGTCGCAGATCGCCGAGCAGATCGGCGTCTCGCAGATGCACGTGTCCCGGCTGCTGGCCCGGGCGCTGACAAGGCTGCGGGGGCAGCTCGACGGAACGTACTGA
- a CDS encoding MarR family winged helix-turn-helix transcriptional regulator translates to MTESLSPERLACWRAYIESSQRLFTRLEEDLRADSELSFADYHVLVLLSEAPGQRLRMGELASRLVFSPSRLTYQISSMQKRGLVAKESCPADRRGSEAVLTAAGLLTLREAAPHHVRFVRTNLMDDLDDAEVACLTRVFERLGRRLRAARDASSTPADK, encoded by the coding sequence ATGACCGAGAGCCTGAGCCCCGAGCGGCTGGCCTGCTGGCGCGCGTACATCGAGTCGAGCCAGCGGTTGTTCACCCGGCTCGAGGAGGACCTGCGCGCGGACAGCGAGCTGAGCTTCGCCGACTACCACGTGCTGGTGCTGCTCTCCGAGGCGCCCGGGCAGCGGCTGCGGATGGGCGAGCTGGCCAGCCGGCTGGTCTTCTCGCCGAGCCGGCTGACGTACCAGATCTCGTCCATGCAGAAGCGCGGTCTGGTGGCCAAGGAGTCCTGCCCGGCGGACCGGCGCGGCAGCGAGGCGGTGCTCACCGCCGCTGGTCTGCTCACCCTCCGCGAGGCCGCGCCGCACCACGTGCGCTTCGTCCGCACGAACCTGATGGATGACCTCGACGACGCCGAGGTCGCCTGCCTCACCCGGGTCTTCGAGCGGCTCGGCCGGCGCCTGCGCGCCGCCCGCGACGCGTCGTCCACCCCGGCCGACAAGTAA
- a CDS encoding APC family permease, which yields MTPTVTAERPSNVSEALARGRLGVPSVIFFVLSAAAPLTVVAGVVTTGYAVTGVTGIPLAFLVVAVVLAVFSVGYVAMARRLTNAGAFYAYIARGLGRPAGVGAAWVALIAYNALQVGLYGAIGAAAEPVLEQLFGGSPAWWVVALVAWALVAVLGVLRVDVNGLVLAVLLVAEITVILVFDLAQVSHPAGGSVSFATLSPDNLLVPGAGAILVLATTGFTGFESAVVFSEESKDPKRTVPMATYLSVAIIAGLYAFSAWTMTVATGPNRIVEASREQSTALIFNLAGAHLGDTAVTIGQALFLTSLLAAMISFHNTTARYAFALGRERVLPALFGQTSPLTGAPRVASLAQSALGLVVIVLYAVAGWDPLVQLFFWGGTGGGFGVLLLIAATSVAVIAFFARTRIQETLWRRMIAPTLAAIALAAVIVVAVDNFAILLGVAPDSPLRWAIPAVYPVAALLGLLWGLVLRGTRPDVYARIGLGAESAVAGLPHASDEVVPAGAEASR from the coding sequence ATGACCCCTACAGTCACAGCCGAACGTCCCAGCAACGTCTCCGAGGCCCTTGCCCGCGGCCGGCTCGGCGTACCGTCGGTCATCTTCTTCGTTCTCTCGGCCGCCGCCCCGCTGACCGTGGTGGCCGGCGTGGTCACCACCGGGTACGCCGTCACCGGGGTCACCGGCATCCCGCTGGCGTTCCTGGTGGTCGCGGTGGTGCTCGCCGTCTTCTCGGTCGGATACGTGGCGATGGCCCGCCGGCTGACCAACGCTGGCGCGTTCTACGCGTACATCGCCCGGGGGCTCGGCCGACCCGCCGGGGTCGGCGCGGCGTGGGTGGCGCTGATCGCGTACAACGCGCTGCAGGTCGGGCTCTACGGCGCGATCGGCGCCGCCGCCGAGCCCGTGCTGGAGCAGCTCTTCGGCGGCTCGCCCGCCTGGTGGGTGGTGGCCCTGGTCGCCTGGGCGCTGGTAGCGGTGCTGGGCGTGCTCCGGGTGGACGTGAACGGCCTGGTGCTGGCCGTGTTGCTGGTGGCCGAGATCACGGTGATCCTGGTCTTCGACCTGGCGCAGGTCAGCCACCCGGCCGGCGGCTCGGTCAGCTTCGCCACCCTGTCGCCGGACAACCTGCTGGTGCCGGGGGCCGGCGCGATCCTGGTGCTGGCCACGACCGGTTTCACCGGGTTCGAGTCCGCGGTGGTGTTCAGCGAGGAGAGCAAGGACCCGAAGCGGACCGTCCCGATGGCCACCTACCTGTCGGTGGCGATCATCGCCGGTCTGTACGCCTTCTCGGCTTGGACGATGACCGTTGCGACCGGGCCGAACCGGATCGTCGAGGCGTCCCGTGAGCAGAGCACGGCCCTCATCTTCAACCTCGCCGGCGCGCACCTCGGCGACACAGCGGTGACCATCGGCCAGGCGCTCTTTCTCACCTCGCTGCTGGCGGCGATGATCTCGTTCCACAACACCACCGCCCGGTACGCCTTCGCGCTCGGCCGTGAGCGGGTGTTGCCGGCGCTGTTCGGGCAGACCTCGCCGCTCACCGGGGCGCCGCGGGTCGCCTCACTGGCGCAGAGCGCGCTCGGCCTGGTCGTGATCGTCCTCTACGCGGTCGCCGGCTGGGACCCGCTGGTGCAGTTGTTCTTCTGGGGCGGCACCGGCGGCGGGTTCGGCGTGCTGCTGCTGATCGCCGCCACCTCGGTGGCGGTGATCGCCTTCTTTGCCCGCACCCGGATCCAGGAGACGCTGTGGCGGCGAATGATCGCCCCCACCCTCGCCGCGATCGCGCTGGCCGCCGTCATCGTGGTCGCGGTGGACAACTTCGCCATTCTTCTCGGAGTCGCCCCGGACTCGCCGCTGCGCTGGGCGATCCCGGCGGTCTACCCGGTCGCGGCGCTGCTCGGGCTGCTCTGGGGGCTGGTGCTGCGCGGCACCCGGCCGGACGTGTATGCCCGGATCGGGCTGGGCGCGGAGAGCGCCGTTGCCGGCCTGCCGCACGCCTCAGACGAGGTGGTGCCGGCCGGGGCGGAGGCGTCGCGGTGA
- a CDS encoding GNAT family N-acetyltransferase — protein MTDLPVERLGPAETRAVAERIAGAFRVLDVTRWLVPDEAKREAVLADNFEILVDHAMRHGMVHGTADRAAIAVWFPQIGEPAPPPADYDARLAAACGEWTPRFQHLDELFETHHPHADHHHLAFLAVAPERQGQGLGSVLLRHHHALLDAGGVPAYLEASSERSRDLYARHGYRVAEPFRLPDDTPFYPMWRDALG, from the coding sequence GTGACTGACCTGCCGGTCGAGCGGCTGGGTCCGGCGGAGACCCGGGCGGTTGCCGAGCGGATCGCCGGCGCCTTCCGGGTCCTCGACGTGACCCGTTGGCTGGTGCCGGACGAGGCGAAGCGGGAGGCGGTGCTCGCCGACAACTTCGAGATCCTGGTCGACCACGCGATGCGGCACGGGATGGTGCACGGCACGGCAGACCGGGCGGCGATCGCGGTCTGGTTTCCGCAGATCGGCGAGCCGGCTCCGCCGCCGGCCGACTACGACGCCCGGCTCGCGGCCGCCTGCGGCGAGTGGACCCCGCGGTTCCAGCACCTCGACGAACTGTTCGAGACCCACCACCCGCACGCCGATCACCACCACCTGGCGTTCCTCGCGGTCGCGCCGGAGCGGCAGGGGCAGGGGCTGGGCAGCGTGCTGCTGCGACACCACCACGCCCTGCTGGACGCCGGGGGTGTGCCCGCGTACCTGGAGGCGAGCAGCGAGCGCAGCCGCGACCTGTACGCCCGGCACGGCTACCGGGTCGCCGAGCCGTTCCGCCTGCCCGACGACACCCCGTTCTATCCGATGTGGCGCGACGCGCTCGGCTGA
- a CDS encoding helix-turn-helix domain-containing protein, which yields MTASPTVRRRRIARELRQLRECAGMTLDVAARQLDMSKSNLSRIENAQIGIKPRDVRAALALYEVTGVDAEALIEIARGAQQRGWWQKYSDVLPEWFEFYVGLEAEAATLRTYEAEAVPGLLQTEAYAREIYRITAGEDGIERKVAARLRRQDVLHRESPVQLSVVLNEAVLLRPVGGTAVMADQLTHMTRLAQLPNVAIQVLPLGAGGHPAMSTPYVILGFAEAADASVVYLDNLTMGLALEDVAQVQRYSLLHEELCRMALDPAASLARLAEASRNFA from the coding sequence GTGACCGCCAGCCCGACCGTCCGCCGCCGCCGCATCGCCCGAGAACTCCGTCAGCTGCGCGAATGCGCAGGGATGACCCTCGATGTCGCTGCCCGCCAACTCGACATGTCCAAGAGCAACCTCTCCCGGATCGAGAACGCGCAGATCGGCATCAAACCGCGGGACGTCCGGGCCGCACTCGCCCTCTACGAGGTGACCGGCGTCGACGCCGAGGCGCTGATTGAGATCGCCCGGGGGGCGCAGCAGCGCGGCTGGTGGCAGAAGTACAGCGACGTCCTGCCGGAGTGGTTCGAGTTCTACGTCGGGCTGGAGGCAGAGGCGGCGACCCTGCGCACGTACGAGGCCGAGGCGGTGCCGGGGCTGCTGCAGACCGAGGCCTACGCCCGGGAGATCTATCGGATCACCGCGGGCGAGGACGGCATCGAGCGCAAGGTCGCCGCCCGGCTGCGGCGGCAGGACGTGCTGCACCGGGAGTCGCCGGTGCAGCTGTCGGTGGTACTCAACGAGGCGGTGCTGCTGCGCCCGGTCGGCGGGACGGCGGTGATGGCGGATCAGCTCACCCACATGACGCGGCTCGCCCAACTACCCAACGTAGCCATCCAGGTGCTTCCACTCGGTGCCGGTGGCCATCCGGCGATGAGCACCCCGTATGTCATCCTCGGCTTCGCCGAGGCGGCCGACGCCTCCGTGGTTTACCTGGACAACCTCACCATGGGGCTGGCTCTGGAGGATGTTGCACAGGTGCAACGGTATAGCCTGCTGCATGAGGAGCTGTGCCGAATGGCACTGGATCCAGCGGCGTCGTTGGCCCGCCTGGCGGAAGCTTCTCGTAACTTTGCGTGA
- a CDS encoding pirin family protein: MPAITVDDVLVLPRLPKLDESTTYRPVRRLTTAPSGYEGEGFPVRRAFAGVPLTELDPFVHLDQMGEVDYAPGEPKGTPWHPHRGFETVTYMIDGIMDHQDSQGGGGTITDGDTQWMTAGSGLLHIEAPPEHLVMSGGLFHGLQLWVNLPRVAKMNPPRYQDIRGKESALLTTPDGGALIRVIAGEVAGHRGPGSTHTPITITHVTLQPGAELSLPWRPDFNALVYVLAGRGTVGTDRRPFHTGQLAVHGPGDALRVTADAQQDGNTPALELYIMGGQPIQEPVAHYGPFVMNTRAELIQAFEDFQAGRLGVIPAGRLPHTGGEGARP; this comes from the coding sequence ATGCCCGCCATCACCGTCGACGACGTCCTCGTCCTGCCTCGCCTGCCGAAGCTGGACGAGTCCACCACCTACCGCCCGGTCCGCCGGCTGACCACCGCGCCGAGCGGCTACGAGGGCGAGGGCTTCCCGGTCCGCCGGGCCTTCGCCGGGGTGCCGCTGACCGAGCTGGACCCGTTCGTCCACCTCGACCAGATGGGCGAGGTCGACTACGCGCCCGGCGAGCCGAAGGGCACCCCGTGGCACCCGCACCGCGGCTTCGAGACCGTGACCTACATGATCGACGGGATCATGGACCACCAGGACTCGCAGGGCGGCGGCGGCACCATCACCGACGGCGACACCCAGTGGATGACGGCCGGCAGCGGCCTGCTGCACATCGAGGCGCCGCCGGAGCACCTGGTGATGAGCGGCGGCCTCTTCCACGGCCTGCAGCTCTGGGTCAACCTGCCCCGGGTGGCCAAGATGAACCCGCCGCGCTACCAGGACATCCGCGGCAAGGAGTCGGCGCTGCTGACCACCCCGGACGGCGGCGCGCTGATCCGGGTGATCGCCGGCGAGGTCGCCGGGCACCGGGGCCCCGGCTCCACCCACACCCCGATCACCATCACCCACGTGACGCTGCAGCCGGGGGCGGAGCTGAGCCTGCCCTGGCGGCCGGACTTCAACGCGCTGGTGTACGTGCTCGCCGGCCGGGGCACGGTCGGCACCGACCGGCGGCCGTTCCACACCGGGCAGCTCGCGGTGCACGGCCCGGGCGACGCGCTCCGGGTGACCGCGGACGCCCAGCAGGACGGCAACACCCCGGCCCTGGAGCTCTACATCATGGGCGGGCAGCCGATCCAGGAGCCGGTGGCGCACTACGGGCCGTTCGTGATGAACACCCGGGCGGAGCTGATCCAGGCGTTCGAGGACTTCCAGGCCGGCCGGCTCGGCGTGATCCCGGCCGGGCGCCTGCCGCACACCGGCGGCGAGGGGGCCCGTCCCTGA
- a CDS encoding GOLPH3/VPS74 family protein, whose translation MLIADEFFLIVHNDSRGRARLHPAATGLGLAAGLIGELILFGRITVASGMVTVLDRRPPADALAHTVLDQLVGEPQHQAVRTWLSFLAQTGVTSVGERLVRAGVLRRQESRRLLRSSLSYEPIDLNTPAWPATRLRTLLERPDPVSVPDALLLGLIAATGLTREVLWSAGPPVHQRLNALIPALPAPLKELVGHTEAAVGAVVLRGLP comes from the coding sequence TTGCTCATCGCTGACGAGTTCTTCCTCATCGTCCACAACGACAGTCGGGGCAGGGCCAGGCTGCACCCGGCGGCGACCGGGCTCGGGCTCGCCGCCGGCCTCATCGGCGAGCTGATCCTCTTCGGACGGATCACCGTCGCGTCTGGAATGGTAACGGTGCTCGACCGGCGACCGCCGGCCGACGCGCTCGCGCACACCGTGCTCGACCAGTTGGTCGGCGAGCCCCAGCACCAAGCGGTCCGCACCTGGCTCAGTTTCCTGGCCCAGACGGGGGTGACCTCGGTCGGCGAGCGGCTGGTCCGCGCCGGGGTGCTGCGCCGCCAGGAAAGCCGGCGGCTGCTGCGGTCCAGCCTCAGCTACGAACCGATCGACCTGAACACGCCAGCCTGGCCGGCGACCCGGCTGCGGACCCTGCTGGAGCGCCCGGATCCCGTCTCCGTGCCGGACGCCCTGCTGCTCGGCCTGATTGCCGCCACCGGGCTGACGCGCGAGGTGCTCTGGAGCGCCGGACCGCCGGTCCACCAGCGGCTGAACGCGCTCATCCCGGCGCTGCCCGCGCCGCTGAAGGAACTGGTCGGGCACACCGAGGCCGCCGTCGGCGCCGTGGTGCTGCGCGGCCTCCCCTGA
- a CDS encoding phospholipase D family protein encodes MQEWFLTAPERANPVSELPVWRNGNLAEPLIHGAAYFDRLVREVEALRAGDHLFFTDWRGDPDQRMRPDGPTVVQLFSQAAQRGVVVKGLIWRSHLDALSYSEEENRNLSEAICAAGGEVLLDQRVRRGGSHHQKLVVLRHPDAPERDIAFAGGIDLCHSRRDDAMHRGDPQAVNMSPKYGDHPPWHDVQLAVRGPVVGALDTTFRERWTDPMPLDSENPLAYLRDRLRGDDLSPDPLPDQPADPPPCGPHHVQVLRTYPTVRPRYSFAPDGERTVARAYTKGIRRARRLIYLEDQYLWSTEVADLFATALRDNPELHLVAVVPRHPDVDGRLALPPNMVGREQALSLCHGAAPDRVHVCDLENHEGTPVYVHAKVCVVDDVWASVGSDNFNRRSWTHDSELSCAVLDETRDERAPTDPAGLGDGARVFARELRLRLLREHLDRDPEGGEDHDLLDPAAAVEALTSAADALQRWHDSGRVGPRPPGRLRPHQPERLPWHTRIWAVPAYRLIYDPDGRPLRARRAGTW; translated from the coding sequence ATGCAGGAGTGGTTCCTCACGGCACCGGAACGCGCCAACCCGGTGTCAGAGTTACCGGTCTGGAGGAACGGAAACCTCGCCGAGCCGTTGATTCACGGCGCCGCCTACTTCGACCGGCTGGTCCGCGAGGTGGAGGCGCTGCGGGCCGGTGACCACCTCTTCTTCACCGACTGGCGGGGCGACCCGGACCAGCGGATGCGCCCGGACGGTCCGACGGTGGTGCAGCTCTTCTCGCAGGCCGCCCAGCGCGGGGTGGTGGTCAAGGGCCTGATCTGGCGGTCCCACCTCGACGCGCTCTCCTACAGCGAGGAGGAGAACCGCAACCTCAGCGAGGCGATCTGCGCGGCCGGCGGCGAGGTGCTGCTCGACCAGCGGGTCCGGCGCGGCGGCTCGCACCACCAGAAGCTCGTCGTGCTGCGCCACCCGGACGCGCCCGAGCGGGACATCGCCTTCGCCGGAGGCATCGACCTGTGCCACAGCCGCCGCGACGACGCCATGCACCGGGGCGACCCGCAGGCGGTGAACATGTCCCCGAAGTACGGCGACCACCCGCCCTGGCATGACGTGCAGCTCGCGGTCCGCGGGCCGGTGGTCGGCGCCCTGGACACCACGTTCCGGGAGCGGTGGACCGACCCGATGCCACTGGACTCGGAGAACCCGCTGGCCTACCTTCGGGACCGGCTGCGCGGCGACGACCTGAGCCCCGACCCGCTGCCCGACCAGCCCGCCGATCCCCCGCCCTGCGGCCCCCACCACGTCCAGGTGCTGCGCACCTACCCGACGGTCCGGCCCCGATACTCCTTCGCCCCGGACGGCGAGCGGACCGTCGCCCGCGCCTACACCAAGGGCATCCGCCGGGCCCGCCGGCTGATCTATCTTGAGGATCAGTACCTGTGGTCCACCGAGGTGGCGGACCTCTTCGCGACGGCGCTGCGGGACAATCCGGAGCTGCACCTGGTGGCCGTGGTGCCGCGCCACCCGGACGTGGACGGCCGGCTGGCGCTGCCGCCGAACATGGTGGGCCGAGAGCAGGCGCTGTCGCTGTGTCACGGGGCCGCGCCGGACCGGGTGCACGTCTGCGACCTGGAGAACCACGAGGGCACCCCGGTCTACGTGCACGCGAAGGTCTGCGTGGTCGACGATGTCTGGGCCAGCGTGGGCAGCGACAACTTCAACCGCCGCTCCTGGACGCACGACAGCGAGCTCTCCTGCGCGGTGTTGGACGAGACGCGGGACGAGCGGGCCCCCACGGATCCGGCCGGGCTGGGCGACGGCGCCCGGGTCTTCGCCCGTGAGCTGCGGCTGCGGCTGTTGCGGGAGCACCTGGACCGGGACCCGGAAGGCGGCGAGGATCACGACCTGCTCGACCCGGCCGCCGCGGTCGAGGCGCTCACCTCGGCCGCGGACGCGTTGCAACGCTGGCACGACTCGGGTCGGGTCGGCCCACGGCCACCGGGCCGGTTACGCCCGCACCAGCCGGAGCGGCTGCCCTGGCACACCCGGATCTGGGCGGTGCCGGCGTACCGGCTGATCTACGACCCGGACGGCAGGCCGCTGCGGGCCCGACGCGCCGGCACCTGGTGA
- a CDS encoding DUF397 domain-containing protein, giving the protein MTALDLSGADWRTSTRSSGNGNCVEVAAVGGRIAVRDSKDRRGPALIFAPAAWAAFVTGVDGVRPA; this is encoded by the coding sequence ATGACTGCGCTCGACCTGTCCGGTGCGGACTGGCGCACCAGCACGCGCAGCAGTGGCAACGGCAACTGCGTGGAGGTCGCCGCCGTGGGCGGTCGGATCGCCGTGCGGGACAGCAAAGACCGCCGCGGTCCCGCCCTGATCTTCGCGCCGGCGGCCTGGGCGGCCTTCGTCACCGGCGTGGACGGGGTGCGCCCGGCCTGA